The proteins below are encoded in one region of Alistipes communis:
- a CDS encoding TrkA-related ion transporter gives MIRRLWKTLKLGFDRSFSGASWKQITWLFGILALVLGFSLWIKSYCTAELHDMRILELLLDPGSFVLQDGDPLGYERLPLLALTFLGAIFFTGGLISVVSNILTGRIARFRQGEIRYRFDGHIVLLGANDTAAGLIRELHAEPENRRRDIVLLTQSDAEALRRKLHAELSPAEERRLIILHGQRDSREELEKIHIHRADRVFVLSDDGELEHDSVSINALVQISAILGAAHRRDPLPCHLSFEYQSSFQVFQLADFEEAERMKSRIHFSATNFHENWAQRVLVSGCCNCNGRDILYPPLDRDGIRAQSDRYVHLIVVGMSRMGVAMGVTAAHIAHYPNFVTQGIRTRITFIDPDAEREMNFLKGRYEPLFRLSHHTLRKFDAAGSETTNVHTPQEDFLDVEWEFVAGGIESPHVRKLLKDWTADEKALPTLAICGNSAPENVAAALYLPQPLYDRQVPIFVYQKETATILEIARRSSRYRSVYPFGMMCESYDATLKQRIRKAKRINYVYNHFTDAKKAAKKAADELNEKFDFKTFAAGFEIADWPDDKIDQYWNDQSLAFQWSNIYAANAIPAKLRSLGIDPCRPHPLDGQEVETAARVEHNRWNVERLLMGYRPATTAERERANADDEYNEMLKKKYFIHINIAPYGEIPEETKENDRILTRFLYRVEQ, from the coding sequence ATGATCCGACGCTTGTGGAAAACCCTGAAACTCGGCTTCGACCGCTCCTTTTCGGGCGCCAGCTGGAAACAGATCACCTGGCTCTTCGGCATTCTGGCCCTCGTGTTGGGCTTCTCGCTCTGGATCAAAAGCTATTGCACAGCCGAGCTACACGACATGCGCATCCTCGAACTGCTGCTCGATCCCGGTTCGTTCGTGTTGCAGGATGGCGATCCGCTGGGTTATGAACGCCTGCCGCTGCTGGCGCTCACCTTCCTCGGCGCGATCTTCTTCACCGGAGGACTGATCTCGGTCGTCTCGAACATACTCACGGGACGCATCGCCCGTTTCAGACAAGGCGAAATCCGCTACCGCTTCGACGGGCATATCGTCCTGCTGGGAGCCAACGACACGGCCGCAGGACTGATCCGCGAACTGCACGCCGAGCCGGAGAACCGCCGCCGCGACATCGTGTTGCTCACGCAGAGCGATGCGGAGGCTCTGCGCCGGAAGCTGCACGCCGAACTTTCGCCCGCCGAGGAGCGCCGCCTCATCATCCTCCACGGCCAGCGCGACTCGCGCGAAGAATTGGAGAAGATCCACATCCACCGCGCCGACCGCGTCTTCGTGCTGAGCGACGACGGCGAACTGGAACACGACTCGGTAAGCATCAACGCGCTGGTTCAGATTTCGGCGATTCTCGGCGCAGCGCACCGCCGCGATCCGCTGCCCTGCCACCTGTCGTTCGAATACCAGAGTTCGTTCCAGGTCTTCCAACTGGCCGATTTCGAAGAGGCCGAGCGGATGAAGAGCCGCATCCACTTCTCGGCGACCAATTTCCACGAGAACTGGGCGCAGCGCGTGCTGGTGTCGGGCTGCTGCAACTGCAACGGACGGGATATTCTCTATCCGCCGCTCGACCGCGACGGCATCCGGGCGCAAAGCGACCGCTACGTCCACCTGATCGTCGTGGGCATGAGCCGCATGGGCGTGGCGATGGGCGTCACGGCGGCCCACATCGCCCACTACCCCAACTTCGTCACACAGGGGATCCGCACGCGCATCACCTTCATCGACCCCGATGCGGAACGGGAGATGAACTTTCTCAAAGGCCGTTACGAACCGCTTTTCCGGTTGTCGCACCATACGCTGCGCAAATTCGACGCGGCCGGCAGCGAAACGACCAACGTCCACACCCCGCAGGAGGATTTTCTGGACGTGGAGTGGGAATTCGTCGCAGGAGGCATCGAATCGCCCCACGTGCGCAAACTGCTCAAAGACTGGACGGCCGACGAAAAGGCGCTCCCCACGCTGGCGATCTGCGGCAACTCCGCACCGGAGAACGTCGCCGCCGCGCTCTACCTGCCGCAACCACTCTACGACCGGCAAGTTCCGATCTTCGTCTATCAGAAGGAGACGGCCACCATTCTCGAAATCGCCCGCCGTTCGTCCCGTTACCGAAGCGTATATCCGTTCGGCATGATGTGCGAAAGCTACGACGCCACACTCAAACAGCGCATCCGCAAGGCCAAACGCATCAACTACGTCTACAACCATTTCACCGATGCAAAAAAAGCAGCGAAAAAAGCAGCGGACGAACTCAATGAAAAGTTCGACTTCAAAACTTTCGCAGCCGGATTCGAAATTGCCGATTGGCCAGACGATAAGATCGACCAATACTGGAACGATCAATCGCTGGCGTTCCAATGGTCGAACATCTACGCCGCCAACGCCATCCCCGCCAAACTCCGCTCGCTGGGTATCGATCCCTGCCGTCCGCATCCGCTGGACGGGCAGGAGGTGGAGACGGCGGCCCGTGTGGAACACAACCGCTGGAACGTGGAGCGGCTGCTGATGGGTTACCGTCCGGCCACCACAGCCGAACGGGAGCGGGCGAACGCCGACGACGAATATAACGAAATGTTGAAAAAAAAGTATTTCATCCATATCAATATCGCCCCTTATGGGGAGATTCCCGAAGAAACCAAAGAAAACGACCGCATCCTGACCCGCTTCCTCTACCGCGTGGAACAGTGA
- a CDS encoding PadR family transcriptional regulator, with protein MAEDNVKAQMRKGILEYCILAILSRGDSYAPRIIAELKAAEMIVVEGTLYPILTRQKNAGLLTYRWEESPQGPPRKYYTLTEKGREALRTLDQAWIEMVQQIDVIRHGGKPAENR; from the coding sequence ATGGCAGAAGACAACGTAAAAGCCCAGATGCGGAAAGGCATTCTCGAATACTGCATCCTCGCGATCCTCTCGCGCGGCGACTCCTACGCCCCGCGGATCATCGCCGAGCTGAAAGCGGCCGAGATGATCGTGGTCGAAGGCACGCTCTATCCGATCCTCACCCGCCAGAAAAACGCAGGTCTGCTTACCTACCGCTGGGAAGAATCTCCTCAGGGGCCTCCCCGCAAATATTACACGCTGACCGAGAAAGGCCGCGAAGCACTCCGCACGCTCGATCAAGCGTGGATCGAGATGGTACAGCAGATCGACGTGATCCGTCACGGCGGCAAACCGGCCGAAAACCGATAA
- the thiL gene encoding thiamine-phosphate kinase — translation MEQNKRTQIAELGEFGLIDKLTGAFAPRNRTTLRGVGDDAAVIAASRSEATLVSTDLLMEGIDFDLTYFPLKHLGYKTVTVGASDILAMNALPEQLLLSLGVSSKFSVEALQEFYEGVRLACEELNIDLAGGDTTASVTGLTVNVTAIGRARRSDIVYRNGAKPNDLICITGNLGAAYMGLQLLEREKRVLHDVENPEPQFAGHEYLLEKYLKPRARRDVIAALAEEKLRPTAMIDLSDGLASDLMQLCKASDCGARIYLERIPIARQTHQLAEEMHTDPVVAALNGGQDHELLFTVPLSMQEQVMRLGLVDVIGHITQPGTECYLVTPDGSDIRLKAQGFKEEI, via the coding sequence ATGGAACAGAACAAACGGACGCAGATCGCCGAATTGGGGGAATTCGGCCTTATCGACAAACTCACCGGCGCATTCGCCCCCCGCAACCGGACGACCCTGCGGGGCGTAGGCGACGACGCGGCCGTGATCGCCGCTTCGCGCAGCGAGGCGACGCTCGTCTCGACCGACCTGCTGATGGAAGGGATCGACTTCGACCTCACCTACTTCCCGCTCAAACATCTGGGCTACAAGACCGTCACCGTCGGCGCGAGCGACATCCTGGCGATGAACGCCCTGCCCGAACAACTGTTGCTGTCGCTCGGCGTGTCGTCGAAATTCTCGGTCGAGGCGTTGCAGGAGTTCTACGAGGGTGTCCGCCTGGCTTGCGAGGAGCTGAACATCGACCTGGCGGGAGGCGATACGACCGCTTCGGTGACGGGGCTGACCGTCAACGTCACGGCCATAGGCCGTGCCAGACGCAGTGACATCGTCTACCGCAACGGAGCCAAACCCAACGATCTGATCTGCATCACGGGAAATCTGGGCGCCGCCTATATGGGTCTCCAGCTGCTCGAACGCGAGAAGCGCGTCCTGCACGACGTCGAAAATCCCGAACCGCAGTTCGCCGGCCACGAATACCTGCTCGAAAAATACCTGAAACCCCGCGCCCGCCGCGACGTGATCGCCGCGCTGGCCGAAGAGAAACTCCGCCCCACGGCGATGATCGACCTCTCGGACGGGCTGGCCAGCGACCTGATGCAGCTCTGCAAGGCTTCGGACTGCGGCGCGCGCATCTACCTGGAACGGATCCCGATCGCCCGGCAGACGCATCAGTTGGCCGAGGAGATGCACACCGACCCCGTGGTGGCAGCCCTCAACGGAGGGCAGGATCACGAGCTGCTCTTCACCGTGCCGCTCTCCATGCAGGAGCAGGTGATGCGGCTGGGCCTGGTCGACGTGATCGGACATATCACCCAGCCGGGCACGGAGTGCTATCTGGTAACGCCCGACGGCAGCGACATCCGCCTCAAAGCCCAGGGATTCAAAGAGGAAATCTGA
- a CDS encoding adenylate kinase: protein MLNIVLFGAPGCGKGTQASRLREHYGINHVSTGEVIRAEIARGTELGRSMEEYIKTGRLAPDAVVIGMIANYVAEHRDAAGNIFDGFPRTTIQAEEFDKILGGYGLGVTLMVDMHVPEEELVRRILLRGKDSGRADDASEDVIRNRIKVYREQTEVVGAYYARQNKYFEVDGVGSMDEVFDRICRVVDAHR from the coding sequence ATGCTGAACATCGTATTATTTGGGGCGCCGGGCTGCGGCAAGGGGACGCAGGCGTCGCGTCTGAGGGAACATTACGGAATCAACCACGTCTCGACGGGCGAGGTGATCCGCGCCGAGATCGCGCGCGGAACCGAGCTGGGCCGCAGCATGGAGGAGTATATCAAGACGGGCCGTCTGGCGCCCGATGCCGTCGTCATCGGGATGATCGCCAACTACGTGGCCGAGCACCGCGATGCGGCGGGCAATATCTTCGACGGCTTTCCCCGCACGACGATTCAGGCCGAGGAGTTCGACAAGATTCTCGGCGGGTACGGGCTGGGCGTGACGCTCATGGTCGACATGCATGTCCCCGAAGAGGAGCTGGTGCGCCGCATCCTGCTGCGCGGCAAGGATTCGGGCCGTGCCGACGATGCGTCGGAGGATGTCATCCGCAACCGCATCAAGGTCTATCGCGAGCAGACCGAAGTGGTCGGTGCCTACTACGCCAGGCAGAACAAATATTTCGAGGTCGACGGCGTCGGCTCGATGGACGAGGTCTTCGACCGGATCTGTCGGGTGGTGGATGCGCACAGATGA
- a CDS encoding PspC domain-containing protein: MKETVNVNIASQAFTLDDDAYAVLRRYLDDIRRRLPQEDNNTMEDVEARIADIFRERLSSPMMVVSLASVQYAMEQLGQPDDFGECPSDRTGGCTGEQIGEQIGEPEPAPRKLYRSRSDRAIAGICGGLADYLRVDPLVIRLLTLFLILFGGLSIWIYIILWLVVPEEPQSINTRK; encoded by the coding sequence ATGAAAGAGACTGTAAACGTCAACATCGCCTCGCAGGCCTTCACGCTCGACGACGACGCCTACGCCGTGCTTCGCCGCTATCTGGACGACATCCGCCGGCGACTGCCGCAGGAGGACAACAACACGATGGAGGATGTCGAAGCGCGTATCGCCGACATTTTCCGTGAACGGCTTTCGTCGCCGATGATGGTCGTGTCGCTCGCGTCGGTACAGTACGCCATGGAACAACTCGGGCAGCCCGACGACTTCGGCGAATGCCCCTCCGACCGCACGGGCGGCTGCACGGGGGAGCAGATCGGAGAGCAGATCGGAGAGCCGGAGCCCGCTCCGCGCAAACTCTACCGTTCGCGCAGCGACCGCGCCATTGCCGGCATCTGCGGCGGACTGGCCGACTACCTCCGCGTCGATCCGCTGGTGATCCGGCTGCTGACACTCTTCCTGATCCTCTTCGGGGGCCTCTCGATCTGGATCTACATCATTCTCTGGCTGGTCGTTCCCGAAGAGCCGCAAAGCATCAACACCCGTAAATAA
- the pfkA gene encoding 6-phosphofructokinase — protein MAAIKCIGILTSGGDAPGMNAAIRAVTRTAIYNGFTVKGILRGYRGLVTNEIVDFHSSSVSNIIQLGGTILKTARCEEFKSVEGRQQAYENLKAAGIDALVVIGGDGSLSGANIFAQEHDIPIVGLPGTIDNDLGGTDATIGYDTALNTIMEAVDKLRDTASSHERLFFVEVMGHTAGYLALNGAIATGSEAAIIPEMDTEVDQLAELISQGFRKSKNSAIVIVAENPRTGGAMGLAERVKKEFPQYDARVTILGHIQRGGSPSAQDRILASRMGAMAIQAIMEGQRNVMIGIQNNELVYVPFSRAVRHNKSINRDYVNLVKILSM, from the coding sequence ATGGCAGCCATCAAATGCATCGGTATCCTGACCTCCGGCGGCGACGCCCCAGGCATGAACGCCGCCATCCGCGCCGTTACCCGCACGGCCATCTACAACGGATTTACGGTCAAGGGAATTCTGCGCGGTTACCGCGGTCTGGTGACGAACGAAATCGTCGATTTCCACTCCTCGTCCGTAAGCAACATCATCCAGTTGGGCGGAACGATCCTCAAAACGGCTCGCTGCGAGGAGTTCAAATCGGTCGAGGGGCGTCAGCAGGCCTATGAAAACCTGAAAGCCGCCGGTATCGACGCACTGGTGGTCATCGGCGGCGACGGCTCGCTGTCGGGCGCCAATATCTTCGCGCAGGAGCACGACATTCCCATCGTGGGGCTGCCCGGTACGATCGATAACGACCTGGGCGGTACGGACGCCACGATCGGTTACGACACGGCGCTCAACACGATCATGGAGGCCGTCGACAAACTGCGCGATACGGCGTCGAGCCACGAACGGCTCTTCTTCGTCGAGGTAATGGGACACACGGCCGGATACCTGGCCCTCAACGGTGCGATCGCCACCGGTTCCGAAGCGGCCATCATCCCCGAAATGGACACGGAGGTCGACCAGCTGGCCGAACTCATCAGCCAGGGTTTCCGCAAGAGCAAGAACTCGGCGATCGTCATCGTGGCCGAAAATCCCCGCACGGGGGGCGCCATGGGGCTGGCCGAGCGCGTGAAAAAAGAGTTCCCGCAGTACGACGCGCGCGTCACGATCCTGGGACATATCCAGCGCGGCGGATCGCCCTCGGCACAGGATCGCATCCTGGCCTCGCGCATGGGAGCCATGGCCATTCAGGCGATCATGGAGGGGCAGCGCAACGTGATGATCGGCATCCAGAACAACGAACTGGTCTACGTGCCCTTCTCGCGTGCGGTGCGTCACAACAAATCGATCAATCGGGATTACGTGAATCTCGTGAAGATACTTTCCATGTAA
- a CDS encoding PspC domain-containing protein — translation MKEVKKCSISGIAFTLDADAYALLSRYLDSLKATYAETADGDEIVADIEARIAELILSQQENSRVVETPLLRQIISQMGTAEDISSESETDAAKKQPRIPRRLYRDTENARLGGVCAGLGRYFDVDPTWVRLTLFAPLLLLILVEVLPFSGTLSTFFSNLFGVFVLGYFIMWFAVPAARSARQKLEMEGEPITVRSIREKTVRDSETNSDVKSIVARVIYALGQLALIVIKIFIGFFIFGLTFAACILLIVLFALIFGDPGGSGTLSIAGWTMTTTAMGVMGLLTVLIPLLLLIYILFCLIASRKPSGRATLIVFLLWILTIVATGGLILREYGGEQRHRLHELFDEARDELRDREIDRMQEWVAADTVSVIATEPAPQTAPASDSAHRITIKGPKKQKVDIRVTEHSVDIDFDDESYE, via the coding sequence ATGAAAGAGGTCAAAAAATGCAGTATTTCGGGCATCGCCTTCACGCTCGACGCCGATGCCTACGCCCTTCTGAGCCGCTACCTCGACAGTCTCAAAGCGACCTACGCCGAGACGGCCGACGGCGACGAAATCGTCGCCGACATCGAGGCGCGCATCGCCGAACTGATCCTCTCGCAGCAGGAGAACTCGCGCGTGGTGGAGACCCCGCTCCTGCGACAGATCATCTCGCAAATGGGAACGGCCGAGGACATCTCGTCCGAAAGCGAAACCGACGCAGCCAAAAAGCAGCCGCGCATCCCGCGCCGTCTCTACCGCGACACCGAGAACGCCCGCCTGGGCGGGGTGTGCGCCGGGCTGGGGCGTTACTTCGACGTCGACCCCACATGGGTGCGCCTGACGCTCTTCGCACCGCTGCTGTTGTTGATCCTCGTCGAGGTACTGCCCTTCTCCGGCACCCTCTCGACCTTCTTCTCCAACCTGTTCGGCGTCTTCGTACTGGGCTACTTCATCATGTGGTTCGCCGTGCCGGCCGCACGCTCCGCGCGGCAGAAGCTCGAAATGGAGGGCGAGCCGATCACCGTGCGCTCGATCCGCGAAAAAACCGTTCGGGACAGCGAGACGAACAGCGACGTGAAATCGATCGTCGCCCGCGTGATCTACGCCCTCGGACAACTGGCGCTCATCGTCATCAAGATCTTCATCGGATTCTTCATCTTCGGTCTGACCTTCGCCGCCTGCATCCTGCTCATCGTACTCTTCGCCCTGATCTTCGGCGATCCGGGCGGCAGCGGAACGCTATCGATCGCAGGCTGGACGATGACGACCACGGCCATGGGCGTCATGGGTCTGCTGACGGTGCTCATCCCGCTGCTCCTGCTTATCTACATCCTCTTCTGCCTGATCGCCTCGCGCAAACCCAGCGGGCGCGCCACGCTGATCGTCTTCCTGCTCTGGATCCTGACGATCGTCGCTACCGGCGGACTGATCCTGCGGGAGTACGGCGGCGAACAGCGGCACCGCCTGCACGAACTCTTCGACGAGGCGCGCGACGAACTCCGCGACAGGGAAATCGACCGTATGCAGGAGTGGGTGGCCGCCGACACCGTATCCGTCATTGCGACCGAACCCGCCCCGCAGACCGCTCCGGCAAGCGATTCCGCACACCGGATCACGATCAAGGGACCCAAGAAACAGAAGGTCGACATCCGCGTGACGGAACACAGCGTCGACATCGATTTCGACGACGAGAGCTACGAATGA
- a CDS encoding GIN domain-containing protein — protein sequence MKKALLLLAAAAACAIALPATAARNKTLKGSGRIVTETRDVGSFHAVEAGSIAHVLVGDYPAGRVTVKTDDNLLVHVQTSVAEGTLRIGLADATVQNAELTVYVPAAGITRLDAKGIAAFSLETPLAGITGLKAGGAAKITAEHPLQTNDAAIETSGTAHIAVEAMTGTLERISATGGSEIKLKSTATGRAIELRASGTSRLVCNGELLCDDASIESSGAARITTRVKCTECRIESSGTSATQVSLDATSLHAESSGGAGMTLAGTTRACRIVAGGTSRIDATGLKSEQWDTTVGKYSALKR from the coding sequence ATGAAAAAGGCACTCCTTCTCCTCGCCGCGGCAGCCGCCTGTGCAATCGCCCTTCCGGCCACCGCTGCACGCAACAAAACCCTCAAAGGCAGCGGCAGAATCGTCACCGAGACCCGCGACGTCGGATCGTTCCACGCCGTCGAAGCGGGCAGCATCGCCCACGTCCTCGTCGGCGACTACCCCGCAGGCCGCGTGACCGTCAAGACCGACGACAACCTCCTCGTCCACGTGCAGACCTCGGTCGCCGAGGGGACGCTCCGCATCGGACTGGCAGACGCCACGGTGCAAAACGCCGAATTGACCGTCTACGTTCCGGCCGCCGGCATCACACGACTCGACGCCAAAGGCATCGCTGCATTTTCGCTCGAAACACCGCTGGCCGGAATTACCGGACTAAAAGCCGGCGGAGCCGCCAAAATCACGGCCGAACACCCGCTGCAAACCAATGACGCCGCGATCGAGACCAGCGGCACCGCGCACATCGCCGTCGAGGCGATGACGGGCACCCTCGAACGCATCTCGGCCACCGGTGGTTCCGAAATCAAACTGAAAAGCACGGCGACAGGTCGCGCCATCGAACTCCGAGCCTCCGGCACGAGCCGCCTCGTCTGCAACGGAGAACTCCTTTGCGACGACGCTTCGATCGAAAGCAGCGGCGCCGCCCGCATCACGACCCGAGTCAAATGCACGGAGTGCCGGATCGAGAGCAGCGGTACTTCCGCCACGCAAGTGTCGCTCGACGCGACCTCGCTCCATGCCGAGAGCAGCGGAGGCGCCGGCATGACGCTCGCCGGAACGACCCGCGCCTGCCGCATCGTCGCCGGAGGAACCTCCCGCATCGACGCTACGGGACTGAAATCGGAACAGTGGGACACCACGGTCGGAAAATACTCCGCACTCAAACGTTAA
- a CDS encoding RyR domain-containing protein produces MKQPYIPQPIDVSRIELPAALAPLTEALARNVHEVWAATRIAQGWRFGPERNDARKEHPCLIPYEELPEEERTYDRQTALETLKLIEHLGFEIRKR; encoded by the coding sequence ATGAAACAACCTTATATTCCGCAGCCGATCGACGTCAGCCGCATCGAACTGCCCGCCGCGCTGGCACCCCTCACCGAAGCGCTCGCGCGCAACGTCCACGAGGTATGGGCGGCTACCCGCATCGCCCAGGGCTGGCGTTTCGGACCCGAACGCAACGACGCCCGCAAGGAACACCCCTGCCTGATCCCCTACGAGGAGCTACCCGAAGAGGAACGCACCTACGACCGCCAGACGGCGCTCGAAACGCTGAAACTGATCGAACACCTCGGATTCGAAATCCGCAAACGCTAA
- a CDS encoding GIN domain-containing protein: MKRIVLFSTLFILLGLVPAQTAARARTIKGSGVMRTETREAGRYTGLKVARGVAATIVESDSEKLVVEADEKIIGYVVTTIDKQGVLLLTIDPEIDNIRDCDVRISIPKPEVLQSLTATSGGRVTCRTVVNTPTLNVRTTSGAHAEIACEGDGCTLSATSGSEIKANLAVGRCAIEAHSGAEINVKGVAEECKINAMSGATCKARNLLTRRTEARASSGASVRITCSETLEAAASSGGSVSYWGDCRLVGFKKNLTGSVTHKR; encoded by the coding sequence ATGAAACGCATCGTTCTATTTTCTACACTTTTCATCCTGCTCGGTCTCGTACCGGCGCAGACCGCCGCACGCGCCCGCACGATCAAGGGGTCGGGTGTCATGCGCACCGAAACGCGCGAGGCAGGGCGCTACACGGGGCTGAAAGTCGCCCGCGGCGTCGCGGCGACGATCGTCGAAAGCGATTCGGAAAAACTCGTCGTCGAAGCCGACGAAAAGATCATCGGCTATGTCGTCACGACGATCGACAAACAGGGCGTCCTGCTGCTGACGATCGATCCCGAAATCGACAACATCCGCGACTGCGACGTCCGCATCAGCATACCCAAACCTGAGGTACTGCAAAGCCTGACGGCCACCAGCGGCGGTCGGGTCACCTGCCGAACCGTCGTAAACACCCCGACGCTCAACGTCCGCACAACCAGCGGCGCACATGCCGAGATCGCCTGCGAGGGCGACGGCTGCACCCTCTCGGCCACCAGCGGCTCCGAAATCAAGGCCAATCTGGCCGTAGGCCGGTGCGCGATCGAAGCGCACAGCGGAGCCGAAATAAATGTCAAGGGAGTGGCCGAGGAGTGCAAAATCAACGCCATGTCGGGAGCCACCTGCAAGGCCCGCAATCTGCTGACCCGGCGCACCGAAGCGCGCGCTTCGTCGGGCGCTTCGGTGCGCATCACCTGCTCCGAGACGCTCGAAGCCGCCGCTTCGTCGGGCGGAAGCGTCTCCTACTGGGGCGACTGCCGGCTCGTCGGTTTCAAAAAGAACCTGACAGGATCCGTCACCCATAAACGATAA
- a CDS encoding adenosine kinase, with translation MKRVIGIGNALTDMLVNLESDSVLRKYLLEKGSMSLVDSKLQTEISKSVAGLPYSLSLGGSAGNTIRAMARLGCGTGFIGKVGPDTTGDFFEQALANLGVKPFIFRGSERSGKCVALISPDGERTMITHLGAALELTAADVRADIFEGFDCVYIEGYLVQNHELIEHTARTAKERGLQVAIDLASFNIVKENLDFLRALVEKYVDIVFANEDEAIAFTGENEPINALQAISQLCELAIVKIGIRGALIKHRSEVVHVGIMAAARRVDTTGAGDFYAAGFLYGMCAGLSLRQCGTIGAITAGKVIEVVGTTFGEEAWEDIFRLVKKVRNERYLF, from the coding sequence ATGAAACGCGTAATCGGCATCGGCAACGCCCTGACGGACATGCTGGTCAATTTGGAGTCGGACTCCGTACTGAGAAAATACTTGCTCGAAAAAGGATCCATGTCGTTGGTGGACAGTAAGTTGCAGACCGAAATATCGAAATCGGTCGCTGGACTGCCCTATTCGCTCTCACTGGGCGGCTCGGCCGGCAACACGATCCGTGCCATGGCGCGTCTGGGCTGCGGGACGGGATTCATCGGCAAGGTAGGTCCCGATACGACGGGCGACTTCTTCGAGCAGGCGCTCGCGAACCTCGGTGTGAAGCCCTTCATCTTCCGCGGCAGCGAGCGGTCGGGCAAGTGCGTGGCGCTGATCTCGCCCGACGGCGAACGCACGATGATCACGCATCTGGGCGCCGCGCTCGAACTGACGGCGGCCGACGTCCGCGCCGACATCTTCGAAGGATTCGACTGCGTCTACATCGAGGGGTACCTGGTGCAGAACCACGAACTGATCGAGCACACGGCCCGGACGGCCAAAGAACGCGGATTGCAGGTGGCGATCGACCTGGCGAGTTTCAACATCGTCAAGGAGAACCTCGATTTCCTGCGCGCCCTGGTCGAAAAATACGTGGACATCGTCTTCGCCAACGAGGACGAAGCGATCGCCTTCACGGGCGAGAACGAACCGATCAACGCCTTGCAGGCCATTTCGCAGCTTTGCGAACTGGCGATCGTCAAGATCGGCATCCGCGGCGCGCTGATCAAACACCGCAGCGAAGTGGTGCACGTCGGCATCATGGCCGCCGCCAGGCGCGTCGACACGACGGGCGCAGGCGACTTCTACGCCGCGGGGTTCCTCTACGGCATGTGCGCCGGACTCTCGCTTCGGCAGTGCGGCACCATCGGCGCGATCACGGCGGGCAAAGTCATCGAGGTGGTCGGCACGACCTTCGGCGAGGAGGCGTGGGAGGACATCTTCCGGCTCGTGAAGAAGGTGCGCAACGAACGCTATCTCTTTTAG